In a genomic window of Bos mutus isolate GX-2022 chromosome 6, NWIPB_WYAK_1.1, whole genome shotgun sequence:
- the HGFAC gene encoding hepatocyte growth factor activator isoform X1 encodes MLRLQDAVRARRSMAEARGDRRPRQRELGGRYGGRADLPAREAARVNHLPAALTLTLLPRPAAPHASPGGAMGCWARVASPCPPPGLALLLLLLLLPCGAQLQSARSQREPPGHNSTMTPVTPVTSVTPSTAAVGAPQTEGPPGGGLTPLPRGAPSNSPGGTAVLTEAGQPCSFPFRYGGRMLHSCTTEGGAHRKWCATTHNYDRDRAWGYCVQDPAPRGGPALRDPCASGPCLHGGSCSSTQDPESHHCTCPAAFTGQDCGTEKCFDESRYEYLEPGERWARVHQGRVEQCECAGGQIRCEGTRHTACLSSPCLNGGSCHLIVATGTTVCACPPDYAGRLCNIVPAQRCFVGTGTEYRGVASTAASGLSCLAWNSDLLYQELHVDSVGAAALLGLGPHAYCRNPDKDERPWCYVVKDSALSWEYCRLAACGARSWRWSREEQESLARIQPPPTEALLTLPGPTAAGPAGRQTCGKRHKKRTFLRPRIIGGSSSLPGSHPWLAAIYIGNNFCAGSLVHTCWVVSAAHCFSNSPPRESVSVVLGQHFFNRTTDVTQTFGIEKYIPYPLYSVFNPSDHDLVLIRLEKKGERCAVRSQFVQPICLPEPGSSFPPGHKCQIAGWGHQDENVSGYSPSLREALVPLVADHKCSSPEVYGADISPNMLCAGYFDCRSDACQGDSGGPLACEKNGVAYLYGIISWGDGCGRLNKPGVYTRVANYVDWINDRIRPHKRPASPS; translated from the exons ATGCTGCGCCTGCAGGACGCGGTCAGGGCTAGGAGGAGCATGGCGGAGGCGAGAGGGGACCGCCGGCCCAGGCAGCGTGAGCTGGGCGGCAGATATGGCGGACGTGCGGACCTCCCGGCACGGGAGGCAGCCAGGGTTAATCATTTGCCGGCAGCCTTGACCCTCACCCTGCTCCCGCGTCCCGCTGCTCCTCACGCCAGCCCAGGAGGAGCCATGGGGTGCTGGGCCCGGGTCGccagcccctgccccccgcctgggctggccctgctgctgctgctgctgctgctgccttgcGGGGCGCAGCTCCAGTCTGCCAGG AGCCAAAGGGAGCCCCCAGGACACAACAGCACGATGACTCCTGTGACCCCTGTAACCTCAGTGACCCCCAGCACTGCAGCCGTGGGAGCACCCCAGACAGAGGGGCCCCCTGGTGGAGGGCTCACCCCCCTGCCCAGGGGAGCCCCCTCCAACAGCCCTGGGGGCACAG CAGTGCTCACCGAGGCCGGGCAGCCCTGCAGCTTCCCATTCCGCTACGGTGGCCGCATGCTGCACTCCTGCACCACAGAGGGAGGCGCCCACAGGAAGTG GTGTGCCACGACTCACAACTACGATCGGGACAGGGCCTGGGGCTACTGTGTGCAGGACCCCGCTCCCCGGGGGGGCCCAG CCCTCCGGGACCCCTGTGCCTCTGGCCCCTGCCTCCACGGGGGCTCCTGCTCCAGCACGCAGGACCCCGAGTCGCACCACTGCACCTGCCCTGCGGCCTTCACCGGCCAGGACTGTGGTACAG AGAAGTGCTTTGACGAGAGCCGCTACGAGTACCTGGAGCCGGGTGAGCGCTGGGCCCGCGTACACCAGGGCCGCGTGGAGCAGTGCGAGTGCGCGGGGGGCCAGATCCGCTGTGAGGGGACCCGCCACACAG CTTGTCTGAGCAGCCCCTGCCTGAACGGGGGCTCCTGCCACCTGATCGTGGCCACCGGGACCACCGTCTGTGCCTGCCCCCCAGACTACGCTGGGCGACTCTGCAACATCG TGCCCGCCCAGCGCTGCTTCGTGGGGACTGGCACCGAGTACCGAGGCGTGGCCAGCACAGCGGCCTCAGGCCTCAGCTGCCTGGCCTGGAACTCCGACCTGCTCTACCAGGAGCTGCACGTGGACTCCGTGGGTGCCGCGGCCCTCCTGGGCCTGGGCCCCCACGCCTACTGCCG GAACCCAGACAAGGACGAGAGGCCCTGGTGCTACGTGGTGAAGGACAGCGCCCTCTCCTGGGAGTACTGCCGCCTAGCGGCCTGCGGTGCGCGCAGCTGGAGGTGGTCTCGGGAGGAGCAGG AATCCCTTGCCAGGATTCAGCCCCCGCCCACCGAGGCCCTGCTGACCCTGCCTGGGCCCACAGCCGCTGGACCAGCTGGACGCCAGACCTGCGGCAAGAGACACAAGAAGAGGACCTTCCTGCGGCCCCGCATTATCGGCGGCTCCTCCTCGCTGCCCGGCTCCCATCCCTGGCTGGCCGCCATCTACATCGGGAACAACTTCTGTGCGGGGAGCCTCGTCCACACCTGCTGGGTGGTGTCTGCCGCCCACTGCTTCTCCAATAG CCCCCCCAGGGAAAGCGTCTCCGTGGTCTTGGGCCAGCACTTCTTCAACCGCACGACGGATGTGACACAGACGTTTGGCATCGAGAAGTACATCCCGTACCCGCTGTACTCGGTGTTCAACCCCAGTGACCACGACCTCG TCCTGATCCGGCTGGAGAAGAAAGGGGAGCGCTGCGCCGTCCGCTCCCAGTTCGTCCAGCCCATCTGTCTGCCCGAGCCTGGCAGCTCCTTCCCCCCGGGACACAAGTGCCAGATAGCAGGCTGGGGCCACCAGGATGAGA ACGTGAGCGGCTACTCCCCCTCGCTGCGGGAGGCGTTGGTGCCATTGGTCGCAGACCACAAGTGCAGCAGCCCTGAGGTGTATGGGGCCGACATCAGCCCGAACATGCTGTGTGCCGGCTACTTCGACTGCAGGTCGGACGCCTGCCAG GGGGACTCCGGCGGGCCACTGGCCTGCGAGAAGAACGGCGTGGCCTACCTGTACGGCATCATCAGCTGGGGCGACGGCTGCGGGCGGCTCAACAAGCCTGGCGTCTACACCCGCGTGGCCAACTATGTGGATTGGATCAACGACCGGATTCGCCCCCACAAGCGGCCCGCGAGTCCCTCCTGA
- the HGFAC gene encoding hepatocyte growth factor activator isoform X2: protein MLRLQDAVRARRSMAEARGDRRPRQRELGGRYGGRADLPAREAARVNHLPAALTLTLLPRPAAPHASPGGAMGCWARVASPCPPPGLALLLLLLLLPCGAQLQSARSQREPPGHNSTMTPVTPVTSVTPSTAAVGAPQTEGPPGGGLTPLPRGAPSNSPGGTAVLTEAGQPCSFPFRYGGRMLHSCTTEGGAHRKWCATTHNYDRDRAWGYCVQDPAPRGGPALRDPCASGPCLHGGSCSSTQDPESHHCTCPAAFTGQDCGTEKCFDESRYEYLEPGERWARVHQGRVEQCECAGGQIRCEGTRHTACLSSPCLNGGSCHLIVATGTTVCACPPDYAGRLCNIVPAQRCFVGTGTEYRGVASTAASGLSCLAWNSDLLYQELHVDSVGAAALLGLGPHAYCRNPDKDERPWCYVVKDSALSWEYCRLAACESLARIQPPPTEALLTLPGPTAAGPAGRQTCGKRHKKRTFLRPRIIGGSSSLPGSHPWLAAIYIGNNFCAGSLVHTCWVVSAAHCFSNSPPRESVSVVLGQHFFNRTTDVTQTFGIEKYIPYPLYSVFNPSDHDLVLIRLEKKGERCAVRSQFVQPICLPEPGSSFPPGHKCQIAGWGHQDENVSGYSPSLREALVPLVADHKCSSPEVYGADISPNMLCAGYFDCRSDACQGDSGGPLACEKNGVAYLYGIISWGDGCGRLNKPGVYTRVANYVDWINDRIRPHKRPASPS from the exons ATGCTGCGCCTGCAGGACGCGGTCAGGGCTAGGAGGAGCATGGCGGAGGCGAGAGGGGACCGCCGGCCCAGGCAGCGTGAGCTGGGCGGCAGATATGGCGGACGTGCGGACCTCCCGGCACGGGAGGCAGCCAGGGTTAATCATTTGCCGGCAGCCTTGACCCTCACCCTGCTCCCGCGTCCCGCTGCTCCTCACGCCAGCCCAGGAGGAGCCATGGGGTGCTGGGCCCGGGTCGccagcccctgccccccgcctgggctggccctgctgctgctgctgctgctgctgccttgcGGGGCGCAGCTCCAGTCTGCCAGG AGCCAAAGGGAGCCCCCAGGACACAACAGCACGATGACTCCTGTGACCCCTGTAACCTCAGTGACCCCCAGCACTGCAGCCGTGGGAGCACCCCAGACAGAGGGGCCCCCTGGTGGAGGGCTCACCCCCCTGCCCAGGGGAGCCCCCTCCAACAGCCCTGGGGGCACAG CAGTGCTCACCGAGGCCGGGCAGCCCTGCAGCTTCCCATTCCGCTACGGTGGCCGCATGCTGCACTCCTGCACCACAGAGGGAGGCGCCCACAGGAAGTG GTGTGCCACGACTCACAACTACGATCGGGACAGGGCCTGGGGCTACTGTGTGCAGGACCCCGCTCCCCGGGGGGGCCCAG CCCTCCGGGACCCCTGTGCCTCTGGCCCCTGCCTCCACGGGGGCTCCTGCTCCAGCACGCAGGACCCCGAGTCGCACCACTGCACCTGCCCTGCGGCCTTCACCGGCCAGGACTGTGGTACAG AGAAGTGCTTTGACGAGAGCCGCTACGAGTACCTGGAGCCGGGTGAGCGCTGGGCCCGCGTACACCAGGGCCGCGTGGAGCAGTGCGAGTGCGCGGGGGGCCAGATCCGCTGTGAGGGGACCCGCCACACAG CTTGTCTGAGCAGCCCCTGCCTGAACGGGGGCTCCTGCCACCTGATCGTGGCCACCGGGACCACCGTCTGTGCCTGCCCCCCAGACTACGCTGGGCGACTCTGCAACATCG TGCCCGCCCAGCGCTGCTTCGTGGGGACTGGCACCGAGTACCGAGGCGTGGCCAGCACAGCGGCCTCAGGCCTCAGCTGCCTGGCCTGGAACTCCGACCTGCTCTACCAGGAGCTGCACGTGGACTCCGTGGGTGCCGCGGCCCTCCTGGGCCTGGGCCCCCACGCCTACTGCCG GAACCCAGACAAGGACGAGAGGCCCTGGTGCTACGTGGTGAAGGACAGCGCCCTCTCCTGGGAGTACTGCCGCCTAGCGGCCTGCG AATCCCTTGCCAGGATTCAGCCCCCGCCCACCGAGGCCCTGCTGACCCTGCCTGGGCCCACAGCCGCTGGACCAGCTGGACGCCAGACCTGCGGCAAGAGACACAAGAAGAGGACCTTCCTGCGGCCCCGCATTATCGGCGGCTCCTCCTCGCTGCCCGGCTCCCATCCCTGGCTGGCCGCCATCTACATCGGGAACAACTTCTGTGCGGGGAGCCTCGTCCACACCTGCTGGGTGGTGTCTGCCGCCCACTGCTTCTCCAATAG CCCCCCCAGGGAAAGCGTCTCCGTGGTCTTGGGCCAGCACTTCTTCAACCGCACGACGGATGTGACACAGACGTTTGGCATCGAGAAGTACATCCCGTACCCGCTGTACTCGGTGTTCAACCCCAGTGACCACGACCTCG TCCTGATCCGGCTGGAGAAGAAAGGGGAGCGCTGCGCCGTCCGCTCCCAGTTCGTCCAGCCCATCTGTCTGCCCGAGCCTGGCAGCTCCTTCCCCCCGGGACACAAGTGCCAGATAGCAGGCTGGGGCCACCAGGATGAGA ACGTGAGCGGCTACTCCCCCTCGCTGCGGGAGGCGTTGGTGCCATTGGTCGCAGACCACAAGTGCAGCAGCCCTGAGGTGTATGGGGCCGACATCAGCCCGAACATGCTGTGTGCCGGCTACTTCGACTGCAGGTCGGACGCCTGCCAG GGGGACTCCGGCGGGCCACTGGCCTGCGAGAAGAACGGCGTGGCCTACCTGTACGGCATCATCAGCTGGGGCGACGGCTGCGGGCGGCTCAACAAGCCTGGCGTCTACACCCGCGTGGCCAACTATGTGGATTGGATCAACGACCGGATTCGCCCCCACAAGCGGCCCGCGAGTCCCTCCTGA
- the HGFAC gene encoding hepatocyte growth factor activator isoform X3: MLRLQDAVRARRSMAEARGDRRPRQRELGGRYGGRADLPAREAARVNHLPAALTLTLLPRPAAPHASPGGAMGCWARVASPCPPPGLALLLLLLLLPCGAQLQSARSQREPPGHNSTMTPVTPVTSVTPSTAAVGAPQTEGPPGGGLTPLPRGAPSNSPGGTVLTEAGQPCSFPFRYGGRMLHSCTTEGGAHRKWCATTHNYDRDRAWGYCVQDPAPRGGPALRDPCASGPCLHGGSCSSTQDPESHHCTCPAAFTGQDCGTEKCFDESRYEYLEPGERWARVHQGRVEQCECAGGQIRCEGTRHTACLSSPCLNGGSCHLIVATGTTVCACPPDYAGRLCNIVPAQRCFVGTGTEYRGVASTAASGLSCLAWNSDLLYQELHVDSVGAAALLGLGPHAYCRNPDKDERPWCYVVKDSALSWEYCRLAACESLARIQPPPTEALLTLPGPTAAGPAGRQTCGKRHKKRTFLRPRIIGGSSSLPGSHPWLAAIYIGNNFCAGSLVHTCWVVSAAHCFSNSPPRESVSVVLGQHFFNRTTDVTQTFGIEKYIPYPLYSVFNPSDHDLVLIRLEKKGERCAVRSQFVQPICLPEPGSSFPPGHKCQIAGWGHQDENVSGYSPSLREALVPLVADHKCSSPEVYGADISPNMLCAGYFDCRSDACQGDSGGPLACEKNGVAYLYGIISWGDGCGRLNKPGVYTRVANYVDWINDRIRPHKRPASPS; this comes from the exons ATGCTGCGCCTGCAGGACGCGGTCAGGGCTAGGAGGAGCATGGCGGAGGCGAGAGGGGACCGCCGGCCCAGGCAGCGTGAGCTGGGCGGCAGATATGGCGGACGTGCGGACCTCCCGGCACGGGAGGCAGCCAGGGTTAATCATTTGCCGGCAGCCTTGACCCTCACCCTGCTCCCGCGTCCCGCTGCTCCTCACGCCAGCCCAGGAGGAGCCATGGGGTGCTGGGCCCGGGTCGccagcccctgccccccgcctgggctggccctgctgctgctgctgctgctgctgccttgcGGGGCGCAGCTCCAGTCTGCCAGG AGCCAAAGGGAGCCCCCAGGACACAACAGCACGATGACTCCTGTGACCCCTGTAACCTCAGTGACCCCCAGCACTGCAGCCGTGGGAGCACCCCAGACAGAGGGGCCCCCTGGTGGAGGGCTCACCCCCCTGCCCAGGGGAGCCCCCTCCAACAGCCCTGGGGGCACAG TGCTCACCGAGGCCGGGCAGCCCTGCAGCTTCCCATTCCGCTACGGTGGCCGCATGCTGCACTCCTGCACCACAGAGGGAGGCGCCCACAGGAAGTG GTGTGCCACGACTCACAACTACGATCGGGACAGGGCCTGGGGCTACTGTGTGCAGGACCCCGCTCCCCGGGGGGGCCCAG CCCTCCGGGACCCCTGTGCCTCTGGCCCCTGCCTCCACGGGGGCTCCTGCTCCAGCACGCAGGACCCCGAGTCGCACCACTGCACCTGCCCTGCGGCCTTCACCGGCCAGGACTGTGGTACAG AGAAGTGCTTTGACGAGAGCCGCTACGAGTACCTGGAGCCGGGTGAGCGCTGGGCCCGCGTACACCAGGGCCGCGTGGAGCAGTGCGAGTGCGCGGGGGGCCAGATCCGCTGTGAGGGGACCCGCCACACAG CTTGTCTGAGCAGCCCCTGCCTGAACGGGGGCTCCTGCCACCTGATCGTGGCCACCGGGACCACCGTCTGTGCCTGCCCCCCAGACTACGCTGGGCGACTCTGCAACATCG TGCCCGCCCAGCGCTGCTTCGTGGGGACTGGCACCGAGTACCGAGGCGTGGCCAGCACAGCGGCCTCAGGCCTCAGCTGCCTGGCCTGGAACTCCGACCTGCTCTACCAGGAGCTGCACGTGGACTCCGTGGGTGCCGCGGCCCTCCTGGGCCTGGGCCCCCACGCCTACTGCCG GAACCCAGACAAGGACGAGAGGCCCTGGTGCTACGTGGTGAAGGACAGCGCCCTCTCCTGGGAGTACTGCCGCCTAGCGGCCTGCG AATCCCTTGCCAGGATTCAGCCCCCGCCCACCGAGGCCCTGCTGACCCTGCCTGGGCCCACAGCCGCTGGACCAGCTGGACGCCAGACCTGCGGCAAGAGACACAAGAAGAGGACCTTCCTGCGGCCCCGCATTATCGGCGGCTCCTCCTCGCTGCCCGGCTCCCATCCCTGGCTGGCCGCCATCTACATCGGGAACAACTTCTGTGCGGGGAGCCTCGTCCACACCTGCTGGGTGGTGTCTGCCGCCCACTGCTTCTCCAATAG CCCCCCCAGGGAAAGCGTCTCCGTGGTCTTGGGCCAGCACTTCTTCAACCGCACGACGGATGTGACACAGACGTTTGGCATCGAGAAGTACATCCCGTACCCGCTGTACTCGGTGTTCAACCCCAGTGACCACGACCTCG TCCTGATCCGGCTGGAGAAGAAAGGGGAGCGCTGCGCCGTCCGCTCCCAGTTCGTCCAGCCCATCTGTCTGCCCGAGCCTGGCAGCTCCTTCCCCCCGGGACACAAGTGCCAGATAGCAGGCTGGGGCCACCAGGATGAGA ACGTGAGCGGCTACTCCCCCTCGCTGCGGGAGGCGTTGGTGCCATTGGTCGCAGACCACAAGTGCAGCAGCCCTGAGGTGTATGGGGCCGACATCAGCCCGAACATGCTGTGTGCCGGCTACTTCGACTGCAGGTCGGACGCCTGCCAG GGGGACTCCGGCGGGCCACTGGCCTGCGAGAAGAACGGCGTGGCCTACCTGTACGGCATCATCAGCTGGGGCGACGGCTGCGGGCGGCTCAACAAGCCTGGCGTCTACACCCGCGTGGCCAACTATGTGGATTGGATCAACGACCGGATTCGCCCCCACAAGCGGCCCGCGAGTCCCTCCTGA